TTTCTTAGGATATAaatttttgaaggaaaaaaaatatcaaacaatTGTAGAAAATAATATCCTATGTGGTATTATGCTTCTGGCTCTTCTAACAAAAGTTTCTAGACAAAATAAACAATAAAATcagttaaaataaaagaaaatagttCTTAATTAATCAATGGTTCATGGATAGCAATTTGATTAGTGTCTAAAACTTCATTAGCACCAGCAAATCTTCAATAAATTTGCCATATTTCCATCATTTAATCTCCACTTTAGGTGATTGAAGGTGTTGCATTGCTAACTTGATAGCACATGTAATGGAGATCATAGCCCATGTTCATCCATCTATGACAATGCTAGTGAAGACTCATTTTAAATAATGTAAAAGCATTGCTCTTTTCACTACAGTTTAGTTTAACCTTCCAAAATTAAGCTTATTGGAAAACTTTGGTTCAAGTGGCACCTTGAACTCTTCCTTAAAGAAGTGTTTCTAATTTGTTCTATCCTATTAGTAGATCTTTGCATATTGAAGCTCACCTCGTACTTCCATCAAATGAAGCACTTGCCTTCCACTTTGTTAACATAAGGAAGTTCTTTCAAATGGAAGGAACTCCTACTTTCTTCCTCAATTTGTTCTGTCCCACTTTTTCAGTTATATGTACTCCGACCTTTTTTGATGATATGGTGTGCGAAATCAGTTTACTTATAGTTGCTTATACTACTGCTTGTATAGCCAAGACTAAATGAGTGGTTCTTATATATGAGCATTATTTAGTATAGATTGAGGTTAGTCGTTGGGGCTCTACTAGATGGCATTGGTAGCTATATTGCCTTCATTCATATAGTACGGTGCTCTCCTTTCACCCCTCATGGCACGGTGTACCTCGATTTATCTATTCTGACAATACAATTGAATATCTCCTTATCCCCCATCGATCGGACTACTTTATGATGCAATGCTTGTCTATGTTCTTTTTGGTGGATAGTTATAAATAACAACAAATTGGTCTTCAAGATGGTGCAAACATATCTTATGATGTTGCTATGCCATCTTTTTGAGTTTTTTGTACTGATTTTCTATCACATTATAAGATCTCTTTTGAGACTTTGAACCATCCTTTGTTTTAATTTTATCTCAACTTTGGAAACATGGCAAATATATGGTCCTCTACATTTCATCAAactgagggagagggagagagaaagataaGGAGGGGTATTGCTGGAGAGGCCATTGATACAGCCTCCACTCACATCAAAGAGATCATTAAAAAGAAAGTAGAGAAGAGAAGGGAATTGGTAATGAGAAGGGCTAAGTTTGCCTTTatgcattttaatttttaataatgccAAAAGACCTAATATTCTTGATGCTAgcatagatttgaatttaaaattgaggGTAACATGATTttttgattaaataaatttttttttttataagggtGTTTTAAGTGTATACTCTAGTAAATATCTGAAATTATGTACATACCCTCATAAATTTACTATTTTCATATACATCCTTATAACTAAACCTTTGgtcaaagaaaaaaagatttttatatgCCCTTATAAATACTTGAAATTGCATGTGTAGCCTAGCAAATTTACAATTTTCATATATACCATTATATTTAAATCACTTTTTCTTGCATGTATACCCTTATAAATACATGAAATTACATGAATAGCCTTGCAAATTTACTATTTCCATATAAATACTTATGAACTCTTTTTTTTATGCATATACCATtacaagattatttttatatgtatacccttataatgtttttttttttttttttttttttgtgcatctaCCATTATTAAGTTAAGGACATGCACATAAAAGGAAGTAATTTTTATAAGGGTTTACATGTAAAATAAGTAATTTATAAGGGTACACATGTAAAATAAGTAATTCAAATTTCATTTCTTTACTCTTACTTATTTCATTTTACTTTCTAGGTCTCAAGATTTATCTTTcatttatccttttcaaattgTGGTAAGATGTTGTCAACCCTTTTTGCTTTTAAAAGCTTGCTTTCTAGGAAATTTCTCGTGTGGTTCTTAGATCATGAATGTGATATGGCTTTGAATAAACCACAAGAAATCCTCACTCCTAGTTAATGTCTAGAtatcttaaatttgaaatatttgtttgtttgtgcatgagaaataaTTAAATCCTGGAGATTACTTTCACACCGTCACTTGTGTAATTTGGAAATTTATGCTTGTTTGTGCATCTTGTCAAAATTGTTCAACCCattttcaagatatcatataataAAAGTAGCTTGCTAGTAGCAACTGTGGAATTTTCTCATGGCAAATCAATTATTTTAACTTTTGAACTAAATGTCTGTTAGATAATCTCTCTTAGAAGTTATAGTAACTTGGTCACGTGCTCTATAAATCAGGTCATGACATGGACGAATCACCCAGCCTGGAGCTAACCCCTTGTGCCAATTTCTCCATCTACCAACAAGGAGAACCATCTTATGTGAAAAGAGGAATGCCTTCCACTGGCAGCAAAATGGATGAGGCGTGGATCAATACGGTGAGAGATCATGTAAAGTCAGCATGCCCCATGGACCATGCCGACAGCCCATGCACCATCTTCATGGTCCCCGAGCACATCCGGCAGTTGGCACCTGAAGCCTACAAACCTATGATTGTTTTCTTGGGGCCATTTCATCACCAGTACCCATATGAGAGTTCTGTCATGCAAGACCACAAGTGGCGGTCTGTCCAACACCTTCTATCACGTCATGGGAGTCAAGAGTATGCAAATAAATTGTTGGATGAGTGCTTGTTCAAGTTGGAGGAACGGGATGCCGAGGTCCGGAGCTGCTACTCCAAGGAACTCCATCCATGGCTGCGTGCGCAACAATTGGCATTGATCATGTTGCTTGATGGGTGCTTCATCATTTATCTCATGCTAAAAATGAAGGAATCTACTGATCAGACAAGGGAAGGGGAGGTGGTTTTAAATATTGAGGGGAAGAAAAAACTACCAGAGTACCCAACTGTGGCAGGGCTATTCACTCTTGATTTAGTGTTTCATGATCTATTGAAGCTTGAGAACCAAATTCCTTTCTTCATCATCCAATTGCTATTCGATGAGCTCAAACCATGTGAGGATGAAATGATTGATCTTGTCGACCTTGGCCTCCAACTCTTCAAGGACATCCATCCCAATGAATCCAAATCATTCAAGAAAAAGTCCCCCAGTGAATACCATCATTTGCTTCATCTATTTCATTCATCTCGGATCCCTTCAGAAAAGCTAGTGACATCCAAGTGGAAAAAGGCAGAAGTTGCTTCTTCGCAGGGATCAACCCGAGGGACTCCAACATCTACACCCAAGTGGATTCCTAGTGCGATAGAGCTCGAAAGGTGTGGGGTGGAGTTCAAGAAGAAGGAACCGGCAAACAATTTCTTGGACATAACATTCAAGCGGAGGAAGATAAAGGTCACGCCATTGTTCTGCCTCTTGAAGTTGTATTGGATGTTTAAGAGTGGACGGATGGAGATACCACCACTGCAAATCTATGACTATACCGGCACACTCTTCCGAAATTGCATAGCTTTTGAACAGTGCTATTTCGACACTGAGATGTATATCACAGTATATGCACTCTTCATGGATTGCATCATCGACCAAGCTGAGGATGTGCGGTTGCTTCATTTGGAAGGCATATTGGAACACAAACTGAGCAGTGATAAAGCAGTGGCAGAACTCTTCAATAAGTTGGGCTGTCAAATATACTTTACTTGGGAAAAGAATTACCTTACAAATCAGATTACGAAAATAAACAATTTTTGCGACTCCAGATGGCACAAATGGCTTGCTGCATTGAGGCGAGATTATCTTGGCAACCCATGggctataatttcagttttcgCCGCATTCATTTTTCTATTGCTGACCATTGAGCAGTCAGTATTTGCTGCTTTATCCTATCATCACTCTTCATAGGTGTTATTAGCTTGCTATCCTGTGCAACCATGGATCATGAGACGGAAAGAAGATGGTGGATAAGAAAGGATTCCTTACAAACATGGATATTGGAGAATTTTTTCGGTTATCTGGGAAGACATGAAAATAGATGGTTAAAAGTGGTTTATAGGTAGCGTAAAATAAATGCGGTTGGGCTTTGTTATTGGCCttgtaaaaaataattaattttctgTAATGTATCATGGTTGCTGTGTTTGGAAGTTAGCTAGCTGATGGCTGTAATGTGGTTGTGCGAAGGTTCTAGCGCATGGAATGGGAATTAAATTCTGTTCTTGGTTACTCTTCATCAAGTTAAGTTTCATCTCGATATTTTAAATACATTTTACTTAAGGGCTACCTGTTGATAAATGCAAAATTGGTTATGGGCATTGCACATAAAATCTATGAGTTTCCCTCATTTATctctctaatatttaaaaatatagatttttggaaATTGTAGCATTGCTTATGTATTTCATTTCTTTCAAAAATTGTGtccaagaaattttggacatagttATCTCGGCATCACGAATGAAATTAGGAGCACTTCATTAAGTAGCTAATATTTTGCTAGTAATGGAGCATGCAAAATTAAAATGACCATAAAAAGAATATTCAAATTTTCATCAGAAAGGACATCCATAAATAAGGCATggaaagagagagggaaggaaagAGGACAAGAACCTAATTTCGCAGAGCAGATAGGGAATTCTAGGCTAATGTCTGATTAACACATCATGAATAGTTTTGGCTACACTTTTCCTATATGTCTGACATCAATATTGGAGGGGttggattttagatattttacatgtagattgtaaaataattttgaatacaaACAGCAGAATgataagattaaattagatttaatcctacgcatgcatagatctaaattaaatacctatggatctacttcatataataataaataacatATTAAGTATCTGATTTTAgagaatataaatttaattatgaTTAAATCACATACCTGAATTGTAGAACTTTTTTTTGAATTCAGATCCGTGGATGCCTTcaagttctgatgtagccatgcacgtacatagcctctacggatatccacataaGGATTGATCTGATCAGAGGCTCTTTGTTCTTTCTGGAaagctagctctcttgcagaaaaTACCTCCTTGATGGTTGAAGAGGGTCTCCTTCAATGTCCAAGACATTCtcaagatggaagaagaagaaaggagaaagaagGGGGAGAACTAGATGAGAACTCTTCCCTGTCTTATTCTCTTTTCTTAAAAACCCAATGCCCAAAAGTTCTAATGCCCTAAACCTCACGCCCCAAGTCCCTCTTTTAGCATGTGACCTGATCTGAAAAACTAATTTTACCATCCCCTATTCCCTTCCTTAAATAGGCATCCCattattattgaaaattatagtccaaagccaatcgtcagtctattgatgacTGTGcgaatcattataattatatatgaattattaaattaataaatattatttaattttctcatcactctgtgtacatcttatttaaaCTTATATTTTgtaataaagttcttaggactatttgaatcgatataggaggatatataatttagtccttaaatgttgTTCAcggtcaaatgatatgctattattaggatgatagctatatcgagtgtaggttatAGTATGTCatgtgcattggttgtcctcttaaccaaggagtgtgaagatactagcatggcatacaagtaagatgtaggggtacatctcactgaacgtgaccaactactgaacactctactatcaagagtagcttacaaaggatatgggtataaatgtttctTCAATCTAagattaccatggtgacttgtaagtaactcatgatactttggtattggactacctaaatttttaatttagtaataaaagatttttggatataattaagtacttacgaagtcaattTGTaggttaagatggaattgacccctctgaataagtaagagttaatgtataatatattttaattcaataaaatctcgattgggataatccataagatggatttaaaaaattaaaatataatgtggatgaccatatcaagattgatagtttaactctaggtcaccttgagcatttggatcaaagagatgaattatatgataatcatatgtcaataggttcttgaatattgctttacaatcttttgatctatccggatatcgggtaccattactagatggtcagtttgattagtatagaaagattatttctatactatcagcttaggttcgaatctataggatcatactcaaaagaagtttctgactgatcatatggctgattgaTAATTAAGAATTATTCTGGGATATAATAGtccattcgattgatgattaaccttgtgccaaagttgtaataaattcatTCGCTAATTGTTAGTGAATTGTAGgaagattgattagcaattagattgctaattagctcaatttaattggacATTGAGGTTTgaactaaatctaattgaattagattcaatttgatttgatctgattaggttatgagatgacctaatcgctaagggtgttcaatttctgatttgattgaaacttaagcttgattaatttttaatttaattagaatttaattgagaccatttattatctaattagattagatgatctaattaggtctaacctaatttggttgagtcaagaacctaattggataagaattcaaattcgaattggaTAACCCCTTGCGCCATCCTTTCTCTGCACCATTCCTTTCATCATGTAAGAAAAGTTTTCATGTGAACTTTTTCCCTTGCTCAGAAGATGTTTAACATCCACTTCTGATcccttttagattaggatttggttGGCTTAAATTTTGAGTTTAAAATGTTTGAATTCGGATTTAAACCTAGAATTCAaaacaagttggactcttcccttACCACCGACcacctcttctcatgcacaaatgaGTTTTGCATGATTTTTTTATGCCATTCTGATGGTTGTCATCCACTCTCTGAGTTTgtaagatgaggataaagtttggcttatgtttgatttaaatttgatgtgaacagatgataaggatcaaccaatgtttgaacttgaaccaaactatccaaacttatccttatctttcatgggacgCCACCTTAAGAAGGGTTGTTTTTgtacacctcaagagagaggttTCTAGCATGAGAAACATCAGAGAGTGTGCATGAAAATTTAGAGAGCGGGCGGGCTTCTGTGTATAAGAAATTGAGGAAGAAAACTTCCTCTTGGAtgtgaggtctagggtgggtttCTAGGGTTTTTTATCTTTAGATTTTTGTGCGAGAAAATTATAAGAGAGTCTTGTTCCTTTCTTCCATCTCCTCCTTGTAAAGCTCTATTTTCTGATCTAAAAGAGTCAGATGATCCAAAGAAAAGAGCTTGAATCAGCTATCCAAATTCTTCGATGCaagctagtactctcgagaaGGACAATCCGATCAGGACTttgagtggatgatctatagaggtcagatgatcTATGTGGCTATTCGATATCAGAAAGAGCCTCATACCATACCTATTAGTAGTGAAAATTATCGATCTATGCaaaggtaatgagttctgaactcaatcgatgagatttaatagttagatttgattcaacatatcgatgtgatcaatacaattttttatttacatcaaatttttatatataaatattttatatcatagatccttaaagatagcttaaatttgatctaaagtatatatagaatattaaagtatttaatctattatcttttgctataaaaattttaaaattatatgcttTGAACAGCCTGTTTCTcctttaaatggtatcagagcttcgttgctcttaacataaatattttgcatataatatgattttaatctgattctaattatttagattagatctaaataattaatttaaaatctaagtagtatagtaatcaaataggatagatcctcatagctgtccggtcataggagaaagtaaaattttacggccctctcttttcatttgatgggattttcttatggcgtgtagaagTGCTATGCTATCTTTTTCATAAAGATGAACAATAAAaagagttaattttttttattttagatctgatatattatatgttagatctaaaattaaagtttatttgattgtataatagtttatgaaaatattttataaaatttgaaactatttttaaaCACCGAACCCCAACCAATgttagtccaaaacttaattatgaattaagtgatctagatttgaaaatcaaaaatctaaggcataaattttataaatcatgaGTTTATGAGTTAGCTCGAGTTAGATccatttaattggattagattcaggattagaaattattgataatggactatgttagtaattaatcaaatttaattaattatttattttgattgggttaattcttctcttgatcaattctatatctttgattagactaagatagaccttgatcgtagctccatgatcgaatctaagtctataagttgatcaaattgaaactgaccattcagttggtgtctaaggtaagcatgGCAGCTTTGATTagtggtcattaattgaaagctattcgcatagattgagtctatattgAGTTAATGGTATCTTCCTcctattgatctcacttatctagccaacatgatgaatcatattttgattaaaatacttaatgattagggttgacccatgctaattagaaaattagtatgactgatttaggtgcccttagtTCAACTTATCTAAAATCCTCTTTATGAcctagtgaagtcagtggaaagatttatgACTGATTGGTTGAATCAGCTTAAGCCTATCTTTTtttatctgacttggtgaagtcagtaaaaagattaagattaactgatcaagtcttttctaattttttatttcatctaattaaattctctaaaattattagatctctaaaatgaaatagttatgatgataactagatcatagccttccattaaattggatgataatgagttcaataatTTAGATGATAGTTGGAGGTACCACATGCTTGGTGCTCATCTAActgttagaattatcattcataatatattgatttagttgtatctctTTAATGATGATCAgcttggtcgagccacactcgagtctgATCATTCGtttgtcagatgcactaaattctgacatgttaatgattggatctaatcaaaatttttaatagagGTGCCACATACCTGCTGAAGAGAAGTTTGAGGCAAAATTGAAtgctgaaaattatttgatgaaataattagttaaaagcctacccataggtgcacagAGGTTGGTTGAGTTACACTCGGATCCATGTACAGTCTAtaaggattctagtatccactaagggattagtgtaatttcttgaattggaggtagagactatcaattcgaataaaatagtaggagaacctttaaactgaagttcatatctttaagcttaatcaattcatatactaattagattttgatttttcttttatagttatGGCTACTACCTTGTCGCTTTGATCACtactagatagtgataaattgatgggatccaatttggatagttggtatcgaaagttgaaaaaAATTTGGAGCACAAACGGTCTTGTGCATGCTGATAGATCCAACATCCGTGAAGTCAGTTCCGAACATCCGCAGtacggttcgagacacttatcagaagtggctcaatgactgaactacggttcattgtattatgctggcggtaataaatgatgagtttagccattatTTTGAAAATGCTCAGCGATAGggcatgttgcaaatgttgaacgagtcttttgacacacctgacgatgttgagaggcacaagactagttgtgccatcttcaatgcttgaatgaggaaagaaacatcagtcactgatcatatactatacataatcgagatgattgagccttgatcaagctcgattttttctATATGAGCAGCTAGGGAAGGATGCCATACTGAACTCTCTGCCTAAATTCTACCTCCCTTTTTTTACTCATTATCAAATGACAAAACCTACAGTCAACTATCATGATTTGTTGgaattgctgtagaactttgagaaggatcactagctccataaggagtcgatgaatgtagtgagagagtcttcttctgggcattgaccctttaaaaaagtgaagaagaacaagaagaattaaaaaaaggtgcaaagtgctggagcacccaaacccagtcagaccaagaaatctaaGTCTGACCAGAGTCAAGCAAAagcttctactataagaagcagggacactggaagaggaactatccttaatATATTGCCTCCTTAAATTCGAACAGATCGAAAAAAGAATAAGCTATTGCTGAACaagataattatattataataccttataatttcataatttatgattctactacttgagtattagatatcgaaagtccttttaatatttacaattcattgcagggtttgcaggttagtaagagatttgaaaaaggtaaaagatttttttatgttagagatggaagatcagttctaatcCTAGTGTTagagattattaagcttgtatttaagtcaaatataattatttttaatgacatcacttttgtcttttttttattgaatattatttttgtaggtcttttagctatgtacggttataaaattttaataaaaaaaatatttttaatatcattatgaatggtattaatgtgatgaatggatagctgaataaaagaatttatatattatcacaacctgttaatataatGTACACGTCCGATGAATGCCCTAAAATTGATGATATCACCAacatctatctttggcactgtagattagatcatgttaataagaataaaataatcaggttgactcaagagaaaatcttcgaaattagtgattgtgaatcactt
Above is a genomic segment from Elaeis guineensis isolate ETL-2024a chromosome 1, EG11, whole genome shotgun sequence containing:
- the LOC105037957 gene encoding UPF0481 protein At3g47200-like, with product MTTSTNNHSWYAGHDMDESPSLELTPCANFSIYQQGEPSYVKRGMPSTGSKMDEAWINTVRDHVKSACPMDHADSPCTIFMVPEHIRQLAPEAYKPMIVFLGPFHHQYPYESSVMQDHKWRSVQHLLSRHGSQEYANKLLDECLFKLEERDAEVRSCYSKELHPWLRAQQLALIMLLDGCFIIYLMLKMKESTDQTREGEVVLNIEGKKKLPEYPTVAGLFTLDLVFHDLLKLENQIPFFIIQLLFDELKPCEDEMIDLVDLGLQLFKDIHPNESKSFKKKSPSEYHHLLHLFHSSRIPSEKLVTSKWKKAEVASSQGSTRGTPTSTPKWIPSAIELERCGVEFKKKEPANNFLDITFKRRKIKVTPLFCLLKLYWMFKSGRMEIPPLQIYDYTGTLFRNCIAFEQCYFDTEMYITVYALFMDCIIDQAEDVRLLHLEGILEHKLSSDKAVAELFNKLGCQIYFTWEKNYLTNQITKINNFCDSRWHKWLAALRRDYLGNPWAIISVFAAFIFLLLTIEQSVFAALSYHHSS